One window from the genome of Halostella litorea encodes:
- a CDS encoding DUF5611 family protein produces MKEYKMRRGEYLEERVPDMEATVEDYFGEITGTEDYEGNDLYVVGDPDNPVFDRIIVGAAEYGSKKDKLAVHFEERDAEDVIAEGNADAAADAVDAKNDFLLEATGRDAKSRRESMKRAVEDDPDHDVDA; encoded by the coding sequence ATGAAGGAGTACAAGATGCGTCGCGGCGAGTATCTCGAGGAACGGGTGCCGGACATGGAGGCCACCGTCGAGGACTACTTCGGCGAGATCACCGGCACTGAGGACTACGAGGGCAACGACCTCTACGTCGTCGGCGACCCCGACAACCCCGTCTTCGACCGCATCATCGTCGGCGCGGCCGAGTACGGCAGCAAGAAGGACAAGCTCGCCGTCCACTTCGAGGAGCGCGACGCCGAGGACGTCATCGCGGAGGGCAACGCCGACGCCGCGGCCGACGCGGTCGACGCGAAAAACGACTTCCTGCTCGAAGCGACCGGTCGCGACGCCAAGTCGCGCCGCGAGTCGATGAAGCGCGCGGTCGAGGATGACCCCGACCACGACGTCGACGCCTGA
- a CDS encoding RNB domain-containing ribonuclease produces MSDSQAEAGTAEAQGPVEIDEEMARHLENKREELFEKFEIRDGFPQEVLDEAEERTEGITQEIQDEVDEREDLREMTTWTVDPIDAQDFDDAISVEERDDEFVLWVHIADVTHYVNPDTAMWEEAVERGNTVYLPGYTVHMLPPVLAETVCSLVPNEDRLAHTVEMHLDKETLSYETIDIYKSVIESDERLTYTQAEDRLDDPDSHLHDEISLVFKLADRMHEQRKDDGSLVLNPRRDRAHTIIEECMLKANKAVTHELMWDRGVEAMYRVHPQPSPDEWDEALREIQDLNGVSIPGAAWDDPRKAVNATLEEAPDRQLDKIQWAVMKVMPRAKYMNDPFGGHHALNFEIYGHFTSPIRRLSDLINHWIVYTNDVPEDLVALCDRASDRQKEAESCEREYKDFLQEVGLDPDAVNSRGIEVVDDD; encoded by the coding sequence ATGAGCGACTCGCAAGCCGAGGCGGGCACCGCCGAGGCGCAGGGACCCGTCGAGATCGACGAGGAGATGGCCCGCCACCTGGAGAACAAGCGGGAGGAGCTCTTCGAGAAATTCGAGATCCGCGACGGCTTCCCGCAGGAAGTGCTTGACGAGGCCGAGGAACGCACGGAGGGGATCACCCAGGAGATACAGGACGAGGTCGACGAGCGCGAGGACCTCCGGGAGATGACGACGTGGACCGTCGACCCCATCGACGCCCAGGACTTCGACGACGCCATCAGCGTCGAGGAGCGGGACGACGAGTTCGTGCTGTGGGTCCACATCGCCGACGTGACCCACTACGTCAACCCCGACACGGCGATGTGGGAGGAGGCCGTCGAGCGCGGCAACACCGTCTACCTGCCGGGCTACACGGTCCACATGCTCCCGCCGGTGCTGGCCGAGACGGTCTGCTCGCTCGTGCCCAACGAGGACCGGCTGGCCCACACCGTCGAGATGCACCTCGACAAGGAGACGCTCTCCTACGAGACCATCGACATCTACAAGTCCGTCATCGAGAGCGACGAGCGGCTCACCTACACGCAGGCCGAGGACCGGCTCGACGACCCCGACTCCCACCTCCACGACGAGATATCGCTCGTCTTCAAACTGGCCGACCGGATGCACGAGCAGCGCAAGGACGACGGCAGCCTCGTGCTCAACCCGCGACGGGACCGCGCCCACACCATCATCGAGGAGTGCATGCTGAAGGCGAACAAGGCCGTCACGCACGAGCTGATGTGGGACCGCGGCGTCGAGGCGATGTACCGCGTCCACCCCCAGCCCAGCCCGGACGAGTGGGACGAGGCGCTCCGGGAGATCCAGGACCTAAACGGCGTCTCGATCCCCGGCGCGGCGTGGGACGACCCGCGGAAGGCCGTCAACGCGACCCTGGAGGAGGCCCCCGACCGTCAACTCGACAAGATCCAGTGGGCCGTGATGAAGGTGATGCCCCGGGCGAAGTACATGAACGACCCGTTCGGCGGCCACCACGCGCTGAACTTCGAGATATACGGCCACTTCACCAGCCCGATCCGCCGGCTCAGCGACCTCATCAACCACTGGATCGTCTACACCAACGACGTGCCCGAGGACCTGGTCGCGCTGTGTGACCGCGCCTCCGACCGCCAGAAGGAGGCCGAGTCCTGCGAGCGCGAGTACAAGGACTTCCTCCAGGAGGTCGGCCTCGACCCCGACGCGGTCAACAGCCGCGGGATCGAGGTCGTTGACGACGACTGA
- a CDS encoding sulfatase, producing MGGGTNVVLVVADTTRYDDALRPDVAPTITDLGARGTTFTRAVAPAPWTLPSHGSLFTGQYPSKHGAHAGHERLDADRTTLPELFHAAGYDTAGVSGNTWISQEGGFARGFDEFHQTWQYVQSETAMGELVEVTEESRLRAAGRKLFDGNPLANAANAVYRTLVRERGDEGAKRATAWVENWLAERERDDPFFLFANYLEPHLEYRPPKRLAERFLPDGMSYEAAMDVPQEPWEYLAGHVELSDRDFAALRGLYRAEIAYLDEHLARLRAALEAAGEWDDTVFVLVGDHGENFGEHGLMDHQYCLYDTLLHVPLVVAGGAFQGRGEDDRLVSLVDMPPTLLDAADVAAPAARDGFQGRSVHPDADADPNEHVFAEYLEPQPSMAALEEHVDDLPPEVYEYDRSLRAVRTAEHKLVRGSDGSRELYSVADDPGEQRDLVRRRPERAEQLESVLDRWLDSFEAADADGEVDIDAGRQEQLEQLGYLQ from the coding sequence ATGGGTGGGGGGACGAACGTGGTGCTCGTCGTCGCGGACACGACGCGGTACGACGACGCACTGCGACCGGACGTGGCACCGACGATAACCGACCTGGGAGCGCGGGGGACGACGTTCACGCGAGCGGTCGCGCCGGCACCGTGGACCCTCCCCTCGCACGGCTCGCTGTTCACCGGCCAGTACCCGTCGAAACACGGCGCACACGCCGGCCACGAACGGCTGGACGCCGACCGGACGACGCTGCCGGAGCTGTTCCACGCGGCCGGCTACGACACCGCAGGGGTGTCGGGCAACACGTGGATCAGCCAGGAGGGCGGGTTCGCCCGCGGCTTCGACGAGTTCCACCAGACCTGGCAGTACGTCCAGTCCGAGACGGCGATGGGCGAACTCGTCGAGGTGACCGAGGAGAGCCGGCTCCGCGCGGCGGGCCGGAAGCTGTTCGACGGCAACCCGCTGGCGAACGCGGCCAACGCCGTCTACCGGACCCTCGTCCGTGAGCGGGGTGACGAGGGCGCAAAGCGGGCGACCGCGTGGGTCGAGAACTGGCTCGCCGAACGGGAGCGCGACGACCCGTTCTTCCTCTTCGCCAACTACCTCGAACCGCACTTGGAGTACCGCCCACCCAAGCGCCTCGCCGAGCGGTTCCTCCCCGACGGGATGAGCTACGAGGCGGCGATGGACGTGCCCCAGGAGCCCTGGGAGTACCTCGCCGGCCACGTCGAACTGAGCGACCGGGACTTCGCGGCCCTCCGCGGGCTCTACCGCGCGGAGATCGCGTACCTCGACGAGCACCTCGCCCGCCTGCGCGCGGCGCTCGAAGCCGCCGGCGAGTGGGACGACACTGTGTTCGTCCTCGTCGGCGACCACGGCGAGAACTTCGGCGAGCACGGGCTGATGGACCACCAGTACTGCCTGTACGACACGCTGCTGCACGTCCCGCTGGTCGTCGCCGGCGGCGCGTTCCAGGGCCGCGGCGAGGACGACCGGCTGGTGAGCCTCGTCGACATGCCGCCGACGCTGCTCGACGCGGCCGACGTCGCCGCGCCCGCGGCCCGCGACGGGTTCCAGGGGCGGTCGGTCCACCCCGACGCGGACGCCGACCCGAACGAGCACGTGTTCGCCGAGTACCTCGAACCGCAGCCGTCGATGGCGGCGCTGGAGGAACACGTCGACGACCTGCCTCCCGAGGTGTACGAGTACGACCGCTCGCTCCGGGCCGTCCGCACGGCGGAGCACAAGCTGGTCAGGGGCTCCGACGGCTCCCGGGAACTGTACAGCGTCGCCGACGACCCCGGGGAGCAGCGCGACCTGGTCCGCCGCCGGCCCGAACGCGCCGAACAACTGGAGTCCGTCCTCGACAGGTGGCTCGACTCCTTCGAGGCCGCCGACGCAGACGGCGAGGTCGACATCGACGCCGGGCGACAGGAGCAACTGGAACAGTTGGGCTACCTGCAGTAA
- a CDS encoding cell division protein SepF has product MGLMSKILGGSDSRSTGDYVELDPADFDAASSEAAMSVHIAEISGKEDVMDIKDAVYDGDLVIADITRLRTEDPTAEHITDELRQVAEEVGGDIVQKGDDGIIVTPTGVRISREKLGVR; this is encoded by the coding sequence ATGGGACTGATGAGCAAGATCCTCGGGGGCAGCGACAGCCGCTCGACCGGGGACTACGTCGAACTCGACCCCGCCGACTTCGACGCCGCGTCCAGCGAGGCGGCGATGTCGGTCCACATCGCCGAGATATCGGGGAAGGAGGACGTGATGGACATCAAAGACGCCGTCTACGACGGCGACCTGGTCATCGCCGACATCACGCGGCTCCGGACCGAGGACCCGACCGCCGAACACATCACCGACGAACTCCGACAGGTCGCCGAGGAGGTCGGCGGCGACATCGTCCAGAAGGGCGACGACGGCATCATCGTCACGCCGACCGGCGTCCGGATCAGCCGGGAGAAGCTGGGCGTCCGGTAG
- a CDS encoding DUF6432 family protein: MRAKREYRDRDAVEVSVLDALVDRSDDGMTVFELRSHVEADIDDLEGALATLKEEELITVDENGDRTVIMPDDRVVPEPGEHVAEEESFIDRVRDRLPF, from the coding sequence ATGAGAGCAAAGCGGGAGTACCGCGACCGGGACGCGGTCGAGGTCTCGGTACTCGACGCCCTCGTCGACCGGAGCGACGACGGGATGACGGTGTTCGAGCTCCGGTCGCACGTCGAGGCGGACATCGACGACCTGGAGGGGGCGCTGGCGACCCTGAAGGAGGAAGAGCTGATAACCGTCGACGAGAACGGGGACCGGACGGTGATCATGCCCGACGACCGCGTCGTGCCGGAGCCCGGGGAGCACGTCGCCGAGGAGGAGAGCTTCATCGACCGGGTGCGCGACCGCCTCCCGTTCTGA
- a CDS encoding DUF7093 family protein: MGLRCSLLGHDFGETEVEREREEQGSEVVETVREVRTCGRCGETKLVSENTNVTTLDRSGSTPDPAGEGSQGEAADAATAADPTPAADTATADAPDGAPADASASADAEPPADGDDAEILDESAAEPDDAGGTDTAADAVTEAEDAPGEPADAADPADDDGVILDETDEEPAPDREYGQWPDSDDTGEPEPADSPTKWPEQRGEDQGYDAELSDGDADVEFGGGGLTPEVDADAADVAGEETVGGSEPADTGITSAGTAPSPDAPADTTEVDTEFFCPECEQVTPADRSSLRAGDICPECKHGYITERER; encoded by the coding sequence ATGGGTCTCAGGTGTTCGCTGCTCGGGCACGACTTCGGCGAGACCGAGGTCGAGCGCGAGCGCGAGGAACAGGGGAGCGAGGTGGTAGAGACCGTCCGGGAGGTCCGGACGTGCGGCCGGTGTGGCGAGACGAAACTCGTCAGCGAGAACACGAACGTGACCACGCTGGACCGGTCGGGGTCGACCCCCGACCCGGCCGGCGAGGGGTCCCAGGGGGAGGCGGCCGACGCGGCCACCGCGGCCGACCCGACGCCGGCGGCCGACACGGCCACGGCGGACGCCCCGGACGGCGCGCCAGCCGACGCGTCGGCGAGCGCCGACGCCGAGCCGCCGGCGGACGGCGACGACGCCGAGATCCTGGACGAAAGCGCGGCCGAACCGGACGACGCCGGCGGGACCGATACCGCGGCGGACGCGGTGACGGAGGCCGAGGACGCGCCGGGCGAGCCCGCCGACGCGGCCGACCCCGCGGACGACGACGGCGTGATCCTCGACGAGACCGACGAGGAGCCGGCGCCCGACCGCGAGTACGGCCAGTGGCCCGACTCCGACGACACGGGGGAGCCGGAGCCGGCCGACTCGCCGACGAAGTGGCCGGAGCAACGCGGCGAGGACCAGGGGTACGACGCCGAACTGAGCGACGGGGACGCCGACGTGGAGTTCGGCGGCGGCGGGCTGACGCCCGAGGTCGACGCGGACGCGGCCGACGTCGCCGGCGAGGAGACGGTCGGCGGTTCGGAGCCGGCCGACACCGGCATCACCAGCGCCGGCACGGCCCCCTCGCCCGACGCGCCCGCCGACACCACCGAGGTCGACACCGAGTTCTTCTGCCCCGAGTGCGAGCAGGTCACGCCGGCCGACCGGTCGTCGCTCCGGGCCGGCGACATCTGCCCGGAGTGCAAGCACGGCTACATCACCGAGCGCGAGCGCTAA
- a CDS encoding DUF1028 domain-containing protein has protein sequence MTFSICVREEYTDEDGDEQTRFGVAVTTRLPSVGTMCPFASENGAVATQSLVNIDLGRKGIEYMDDGLAVDDALQSLLNADDGAPQRQLHGVGAEGTFAFSGEECSGWFGHVEGDGYTVAGNLLTGEAVVDETAAAYETGAPADGGPADAPLAERLIDALAAGHAEGGDKREELHIQSAALIVETTEDPPVDPYFNDLRVDATETPVADLRATYERAVEGYEMAMDRYEDAYDEDSTDEAE, from the coding sequence GTGACGTTCAGCATCTGCGTTCGGGAGGAGTACACGGACGAGGACGGCGACGAGCAGACGCGCTTTGGCGTCGCCGTCACGACGCGGCTGCCGAGCGTGGGGACGATGTGTCCGTTCGCCAGCGAGAACGGCGCGGTCGCCACGCAGAGCCTCGTCAACATCGACCTCGGCCGGAAGGGGATCGAGTACATGGACGACGGCCTGGCCGTCGATGACGCGCTGCAGTCGCTGCTGAACGCCGACGACGGCGCGCCCCAGCGCCAGCTCCACGGCGTCGGCGCGGAGGGCACGTTCGCGTTCTCCGGCGAGGAGTGCAGCGGCTGGTTCGGCCACGTCGAGGGCGACGGCTACACCGTCGCGGGCAACCTGCTCACCGGCGAGGCCGTGGTCGACGAGACGGCGGCGGCCTACGAGACGGGTGCTCCGGCCGACGGCGGCCCCGCCGACGCGCCCCTCGCCGAGCGCCTCATCGACGCGCTGGCCGCGGGCCACGCCGAGGGCGGCGACAAGCGCGAGGAGCTCCACATCCAGAGCGCGGCGCTGATCGTGGAGACCACCGAGGACCCGCCGGTCGACCCGTACTTCAACGACCTGCGGGTCGACGCGACGGAGACGCCGGTCGCGGACCTCCGGGCGACCTACGAGCGCGCGGTCGAGGGGTACGAGATGGCGATGGACCGCTACGAGGACGCGTACGACGAGGACAGCACGGACGAGGCGGAGTGA
- a CDS encoding DUF1450 domain-containing protein → MIEYCLTNVDGAARDRLAARDDTREAACLDRCGRCYAGPFLVVDGRVVTGESHAAVLDRVDR, encoded by the coding sequence GTGATCGAGTACTGTCTCACCAACGTCGACGGGGCGGCGCGTGACCGGCTCGCAGCCCGGGACGATACCCGCGAGGCGGCCTGTCTCGACCGCTGTGGCCGGTGCTACGCGGGGCCGTTCCTCGTCGTCGACGGGCGCGTCGTGACCGGCGAGTCCCACGCGGCGGTCCTCGACCGGGTCGACCGATGA
- a CDS encoding sulfatase-like hydrolase/transferase, protein MNVLLLSIDSLRRDFLTAYRDAPRCLDRPVETDNLDRFAERAATFDAHYAGSLPCMPARREWLTGTREFLWRPWGPTEPFDETVPELARREGVLTHLVTDHYHYFQHGSHGYYEDFNGFDFLRGHEYDAWRTAPRDPDDRLLAQSLDPETDDPRGVGYVNRAAYPRNAAALGLDDPDADEADFFGPRVLSRAAEWLRGTDRDDWFLYVDSFDVHEPFHCPEPYASMYTDEDPTDPDLPFWPYYGPVDEGQSELTDRELDFVRAQFAGKVTMVDRWFGRVLDALDDGDLWDDTMVVVTSDHGFFLGEHGWVGKNEPPCYDVLARTPLFVRHPDGERNGERVDALTSAVDLYPTVLDALDADVPEGTHGRSLAPLLAGEADGVRDSALYGYWGSSVCVTDGRYAYLHPCDPSVDADCFSAGMMNARGFPLPREPKVDAEAGKFLPYAESPVWRYAAPSFRQHAEPLLFDTREDPEQTENLADCGDPAAAERMRGLLVDALDDLGAPDGQYERLGLN, encoded by the coding sequence ATGAACGTCCTCCTGCTCTCCATCGACAGCCTGCGCCGCGACTTCCTCACCGCCTACCGCGACGCGCCGCGCTGTCTCGACCGGCCGGTCGAGACGGACAACCTGGACCGCTTCGCCGAGCGGGCGGCGACGTTCGACGCGCACTACGCCGGCAGCCTCCCGTGCATGCCGGCCCGCCGGGAGTGGCTGACCGGGACGCGGGAGTTCCTCTGGCGGCCGTGGGGGCCGACCGAGCCGTTCGACGAGACGGTCCCGGAACTCGCCCGGCGGGAGGGCGTCCTGACCCACCTCGTCACCGACCACTACCACTACTTCCAGCACGGGAGCCACGGCTACTACGAGGACTTCAACGGCTTCGACTTCCTGCGGGGCCACGAGTACGACGCCTGGCGCACCGCGCCGCGGGACCCGGACGACCGGCTCCTCGCCCAGTCGCTCGACCCCGAGACCGACGACCCGCGCGGCGTTGGCTACGTCAACCGGGCCGCCTACCCCCGGAACGCCGCGGCGCTGGGGCTCGACGACCCCGACGCCGACGAGGCCGACTTCTTCGGGCCGCGCGTCCTCTCGCGGGCCGCCGAGTGGCTCCGCGGGACCGACCGGGACGACTGGTTCCTCTACGTCGACAGCTTCGACGTCCACGAGCCGTTCCACTGCCCCGAGCCGTACGCGTCGATGTACACCGACGAGGATCCGACCGACCCGGACCTCCCGTTCTGGCCCTACTACGGGCCGGTCGACGAGGGGCAAAGCGAACTGACCGACCGCGAACTCGACTTCGTCCGCGCGCAGTTCGCCGGGAAGGTGACGATGGTCGACCGCTGGTTCGGCCGCGTGCTCGACGCGCTGGACGACGGCGACCTGTGGGACGACACGATGGTCGTCGTCACCAGCGACCACGGCTTCTTCCTCGGCGAGCACGGCTGGGTCGGGAAGAACGAGCCCCCCTGCTACGACGTGCTGGCCCGGACGCCGCTGTTCGTCCGCCACCCCGACGGCGAGCGCAACGGCGAGCGCGTCGACGCGCTCACCTCCGCCGTGGACCTGTACCCGACCGTGCTGGACGCCCTCGACGCCGACGTGCCCGAGGGGACCCACGGCCGGAGCCTCGCCCCGCTGCTCGCCGGCGAGGCCGACGGCGTCCGCGACAGCGCGCTGTACGGCTACTGGGGGTCGTCGGTCTGCGTCACCGACGGCCGGTACGCCTACCTCCACCCCTGCGACCCGTCGGTCGACGCCGACTGCTTCTCGGCGGGGATGATGAACGCCCGCGGGTTCCCGCTGCCGCGCGAGCCGAAGGTCGACGCCGAGGCCGGCAAGTTCCTGCCGTACGCGGAGTCTCCGGTGTGGCGCTACGCCGCGCCGTCGTTCCGGCAGCACGCGGAGCCGCTGCTGTTCGACACCCGCGAGGACCCCGAGCAGACCGAGAACCTGGCCGACTGCGGCGACCCGGCCGCGGCCGAGCGCATGCGCGGCCTGCTCGTCGACGCGCTGGACGACCTCGGCGCGCCCGACGGCCAGTACGAGCGCCTCGGGCTGAACTGA
- a CDS encoding type 1 glutamine amidotransferase, producing METPTLYVVRNEVDADCEYHCDALASHFPDAAEIDFARGERFDPADADGVVLTGSTAGVYEADDRPWIDDQAALVRDLVDRSVPTLGVCFGHQVVNAALGGTVEAVGTTARLVEADLTDDPLFDGVAPVVPAVHGDVVTEPGEGMEVVASAPHARTFGTRHRTAPLWTVQFHPEFGAEHRERLADDFDWERTDLSFADATTGRVFENFRRLAAEAGADA from the coding sequence ATGGAGACGCCGACGCTGTACGTCGTTCGCAACGAGGTCGACGCCGACTGCGAGTACCACTGCGACGCGCTCGCGTCGCACTTCCCGGACGCGGCGGAGATCGACTTCGCGCGCGGCGAGCGGTTCGACCCGGCAGACGCGGACGGCGTCGTCCTCACCGGCAGCACCGCGGGCGTGTACGAGGCCGACGACCGGCCGTGGATCGACGACCAGGCGGCGCTGGTCCGCGACCTCGTGGACCGCTCGGTGCCGACGCTGGGGGTCTGTTTCGGCCACCAGGTCGTCAACGCGGCGCTCGGCGGCACCGTCGAGGCGGTCGGCACGACGGCCCGCCTCGTCGAGGCGGACCTGACCGACGACCCACTGTTCGACGGCGTCGCGCCGGTCGTCCCGGCCGTCCACGGCGACGTGGTCACCGAGCCGGGGGAGGGGATGGAGGTCGTCGCGTCGGCACCCCACGCCCGGACGTTCGGGACGCGCCACCGGACCGCGCCGCTGTGGACCGTCCAGTTCCACCCGGAGTTCGGGGCCGAACACCGCGAGCGCCTCGCCGACGACTTCGACTGGGAGCGGACCGACCTGTCGTTCGCCGACGCGACGACGGGGCGCGTCTTCGAGAACTTCCGCCGGCTCGCGGCCGAGGCGGGGGCGGACGCCTGA
- the ygfZ gene encoding CAF17-like 4Fe-4S cluster assembly/insertion protein YgfZ — protein sequence MTVIESVHADHDATFGERGGRRVALEYGRREREHRAARKVVGVTEMAYGVVVVTGDDRVDYVDNAVSNRVPDADGEGVYALLLDPQGGIETDMYVYNAGDRLLLFTPPGRARPLAEEWSEKVFIEDVEIAVATDDFGTFGVHGPKATEKVASVLNGAASPDERLTFVRGSMGDAGVTVVRTDALAGEEGYEVICAAGDAGEVFDTLVNHGLNAAPFGRRTWEALTLEAGTPLFETELEGRIPNVVGLRNALDFEKGCYVGQEVVSRVENRGRPSQRLVGLRPDALPEAGAAVFAGDEAVGEVTRAAESPMLDAPLALALVDFDAPGDGLAVRVDGEELPAERVDLPFVEGSDRSARLPAY from the coding sequence ATGACGGTCATCGAGTCGGTCCACGCGGACCACGACGCGACCTTCGGCGAGCGGGGCGGCCGCCGCGTCGCCCTGGAGTACGGCCGCCGCGAGCGGGAACACCGCGCGGCCCGGAAGGTCGTCGGGGTCACCGAGATGGCGTACGGCGTCGTCGTCGTCACGGGCGACGACCGCGTCGACTACGTCGACAACGCCGTCTCGAACCGCGTCCCCGACGCCGACGGCGAGGGGGTCTACGCCCTCCTGCTGGACCCGCAGGGCGGCATCGAGACGGACATGTACGTCTACAACGCCGGGGACAGGCTCCTGCTTTTCACGCCGCCCGGCCGCGCCCGCCCGCTGGCCGAGGAGTGGTCGGAGAAGGTGTTCATCGAGGACGTCGAGATAGCCGTCGCGACCGACGATTTCGGCACCTTCGGCGTCCACGGCCCGAAGGCGACCGAGAAGGTCGCCAGCGTCCTCAACGGCGCGGCGTCGCCCGACGAGCGGCTCACGTTCGTCCGCGGGTCGATGGGCGACGCGGGCGTCACCGTCGTCCGGACGGACGCGCTCGCCGGCGAGGAGGGGTACGAGGTGATCTGCGCCGCGGGCGACGCCGGCGAGGTCTTCGACACGCTGGTGAACCACGGCCTCAACGCCGCGCCGTTCGGCCGGCGGACGTGGGAGGCGCTCACGCTCGAAGCGGGGACGCCCCTGTTCGAGACGGAACTGGAGGGGCGGATCCCGAACGTCGTCGGCCTCCGCAACGCGCTGGACTTCGAGAAGGGCTGTTACGTCGGCCAGGAGGTCGTCTCCCGCGTCGAGAACCGCGGGCGGCCGAGCCAGCGCCTCGTCGGGCTCCGACCCGACGCCCTCCCGGAGGCCGGCGCGGCCGTGTTCGCCGGCGACGAGGCCGTCGGGGAGGTGACCCGCGCCGCCGAGAGCCCGATGCTCGACGCGCCGCTGGCGCTGGCTCTGGTCGACTTCGACGCGCCGGGGGACGGCCTCGCCGTCCGCGTCGACGGCGAGGAACTGCCCGCCGAGCGGGTCGACCTGCCGTTCGTCGAGGGGAGCGACCGGTCGGCGCGGCTGCCGGCGTACTGA
- a CDS encoding DUF7562 family protein, giving the protein MWSSRTDRDETETCIACGDSVRRSDAREYDKYGDRWEREGKEFEYLCKPCYRELCHQPRDELEDLLVDVDAGERGRAEFLQWYSATVEERYGTLEEQ; this is encoded by the coding sequence ATGTGGTCCTCCCGGACAGACCGGGACGAGACGGAGACCTGCATCGCCTGCGGGGACTCGGTCCGCCGGTCGGACGCGCGGGAATACGACAAGTACGGCGACCGCTGGGAGCGCGAGGGCAAGGAGTTCGAGTACCTCTGCAAGCCCTGCTACCGCGAGCTCTGTCACCAGCCGCGGGACGAGCTCGAGGACCTGCTCGTGGACGTAGACGCCGGCGAACGCGGCCGCGCGGAGTTTCTGCAGTGGTACAGCGCGACCGTCGAGGAGCGGTACGGCACGCTGGAGGAACAGTAG
- a CDS encoding RNA-binding protein: MQVKSRHHLRSDEIAEIEDHVAAQLDVAIDGDTYELVEFEDSDDELVLVDGEPAVLYVDEEPFLTVRGANEYPPENRVVTVDAGAVSFVSDGADVMRPGIVEADADIEPGDLVAVAEESHGKVLAIGRAKTDGSDMVGDSGKVVGSIHHVGDDLYEFTA; this comes from the coding sequence ATGCAGGTCAAGTCCCGGCACCACCTCCGGAGCGACGAGATCGCCGAGATCGAGGACCACGTCGCGGCACAGCTGGACGTGGCGATCGACGGCGACACGTACGAGCTCGTCGAGTTCGAGGACAGCGACGACGAGCTCGTGCTGGTCGACGGCGAGCCCGCGGTGCTGTACGTCGACGAGGAGCCGTTCCTGACGGTTCGGGGCGCAAACGAGTACCCGCCGGAGAACCGCGTCGTCACCGTCGACGCCGGCGCGGTGTCGTTCGTCAGCGACGGCGCGGACGTGATGCGCCCCGGCATCGTCGAGGCTGACGCGGACATCGAGCCGGGCGACCTGGTCGCGGTCGCCGAGGAGTCACACGGCAAGGTGCTGGCGATCGGCCGCGCGAAGACCGACGGGTCGGACATGGTCGGCGACAGCGGCAAGGTCGTCGGGTCGATCCACCACGTCGGCGACGACCTCTACGAGTTCACCGCCTGA